The Tolypothrix sp. NIES-4075 DNA window CTTGGGAGCAAAAAATTAAGTTCGCCATAGGGCTACTCCCAGCCGTAGTTCGCGGTCAGAAGTATGTTGAAGATATGGATAAGTACACTCTCATAGAGTGGCTGAGAAGGCAAGGTGTAGACGAACGGGTGAATAGTGATATTTTTATCGCTGCATCGAAAGCGCTGACCTTTATCAATCCGGATGAAGTTTCCGCGACAATTCTACTAACAGCGCTGAATCGCTTTCTCCAAGAGAGATACGGCTCTAAAATTGCCTTCTTGGATGGTTCTCCTACCGAGCGATTGTGTCAGCCGATAGTAGATCATATTACTTCTGGTGGCGGCGAAGTGCGGTTAAATGCGCCCCTGAAAGAGATAATGCTCAACGATGATGGTACTGTGAAAGCATTTGTGATTCGGGGATTGAATGGGGCAGCAGATGAAATTATCACCGCTGACTTGTATGTTTCGGCAATGTCAGTGGATGTAATGAAAGTGATGTTACCAAAACCTTGGCAGTCAATAGAGTTTTTTCAAAAGCTCGAAGGTTTGTCAGGTGTGCCGGTAATTAACTTGCATCTGTGGTTTGACCGGAAACTGACAGATATAGATCACTTATTATTTTCGCGATCGCCTCTTCTCAGCGTTTATGCTGATATGAGCAACACCTGCCGCGAATACGCCAATAGCGATCGCTCAATGCTGGAACTAGTTTTAGCACCAGCGAAAGATTGGATCGACAAATCCGATGAAGAAATTGTCAGCGCTTCCCTAGTCGAATTGAAAAAACTCTTTCCTGACGACTTAGGGGGAGACAATCCAGCAAAACTGCTGAAATCTCATGTGGTCAAGACACCGCGATCGGTTTATACCGCCATACCGGGTCGCCAACAATACCGCCCTACCCAAGTTACCCCGATAAAAAACTTCTATCTCGCAGGCAGTTATACCATGCAACGTTACTTAGGGAGTATGGAAGGTGCCGTGCTTTCTGGTAAGCTTACAGCGCAGGCGATTTCGGAAGTACACCCGGAGGTAAATTCCTCAAGCCTGCAAACGCCAACCCGACCGCCTGCAACGAATGCTGCAACTGCCTGATTCCAAAGCGCGCATGAAAACGCTGGTCTCTGTGGATGAGTCCTATAAACTTTGTCGCCAACTCATAGCAAAGTACTCCACGACTTTTTACCTTGGTACTTTGTTAGTGAGTAAGGAAAAGCGTCCCGCTATTTGGGCAATTTACGCTTGGTGCCGCCGAACAGACGAACTGGTGGATGGTCCTGCATCTGCTATAACTACGCCGGAAACCCTAGATTTATGGGAACAGCAGCTAGAATCTATTTTTAGTGGCTGCCCTTTTGAAAATTTCGATGTAGCTTTGGTAGACACCATCCAACGCTTCTCAATGGACATTCAACCCTTTCGGGATATGATTGCCGGTCAGCGTATGGACTTATACCGTAGCCGCTACGAAACATTTAAAGAGTTATATCTTTACTGTTACCGTGTAGCAGGCACCGTCGGTTTGATGTCAACGGCAGTGATGGGAGTTGATACAAACACCAACACAGCGCCGTGGAATCGCCAAAAACCGACATACATTCCCACCGAAGAAGCGATCACTTTAGGAATTGCCCACCAACTCACCAACATCCTCCGGGATGTAGGTGAAGACGCAAGGCGAGGACGAATCTACATTCCCCAAGAAGACTTGGCGCGATTTGACTACACTGAGCAAGATTTGTTGAAAGGTGTTGTCGATGAGCGCTGGCGCTCTCTGATGCGTTTTCAAATTGCCAGGGCACGCCAATATTATATCAAAGCAGAAAAGGGAATATCTTACTTGTCACCCGATGCCCGTTTGCCCGTGTGGGCATCTTTGATGCATTACAGTCGCATTTTAAGCGTTATTGAACGTAACGATTATGATGTGTTCAGTCAACGCGCCTACGTGGCTCAGTGGAAAAAGTTAAGCAGTTTGCCAGTAGCTTGGCTGCGATCGCAAGCCCTCTAACTTTAGTTGGAGCGTTGGTGGATAGTGGAAGCGCAGTTAGTAGTTAGTCGGAGCGTAGTTAGTAGTATTTTTTGACCCCCAACCCCCAACAACCATCAACTATCCACTATCCACGCTCCAAATAACAAATCCCCCTTGACTCACCCTTGAAAATCTGATATCATCACTATTCGTGAGCCTGGAGAGGTGGCTGAGTGGTCGAAAGCGGCAGATTGCTAATCTGTTGTACGGCAGGCAACTCCGTACCGAGGGTTCGAATCCCTCCCTCTCCGTTTTCCCAGTCTGCATATCACACTAAGAGTGTGAGTTTCTGCTCGTAGTAGGCACTTCAGTGCCTAGGATAAGCCCTTAAGCGCTTACTACGAACCTGTATCAAAAGTGTGAATTTCTGCTCGTAGTAGGCACTTCAGTGACTAAGATAAGCGCTTAAGCGCTTACTACGAATTAGTAAAAATTATCGACTAAGAGCAGATACTTTTATTCCCCAAGGATGATGCCCTAAGGATGATGATATGATTTATCATCCGGAGTCCTGATAATCCTATTAGAATATTGCTTTCAGGCTCCCACAAATCAAAGGAGTGAAAGTAATTTATGAAAAAAATAAATTCCGCCTTAGCTTTAAGTTTAGCTACTTTATTATCTGGCTTCCTCGCGGCAGCTTGTACGAAAACTACTACAACAACTACTAGCACCACTACCACAACTAGTGGTGCTACTACTGCCCCAGCTAGTTCAACTACCACAGCGAGTAATGCCAAAGGACTGAAAATTGGTTCGCTGTTACCCTCAACTGGTGACTTAGCTTCCATCGGTCAGCAGATGGTGGGTGCTATTCCCTTACTTGTGGATACAGTTAATGCTTGTGGTGGGGTGAACGGTGAAAAAGTCACCCTCATCCCTGTAGACGACCAAACAGACCCTAGAGCTGGTGCTGCGGGGATGACAAAATTAGCAACCGTAGATAGAGTAGGTGGTGTAGTTGGGTCTTTTGCCAGCAGCGTCTCTACAGCCGCAGTTTCCATCGCTACACCTAATAAAGTAATGTTGATTTCTCCAGGAAGTACTAGCCCGGTATTTACCGAAAAAGCAGGCAAAGGAGATTATAAAGGTTATTGGGCGCGTACTGCTCCCCCTGATACCTACCAAGCATTAGCCTTGGCTCAACTTGCGAATAAAAAAGGCTTCAAAAAAGTTTCCACAGTTGTGATTAACAACGACTACGGAGTAGGCTTTGAAAAAGCATTTGTCCAAGCTTTTGAAAAATCAGGTGGAACAGTAGTTAACAAAAACAGCCCCACTCGTTACGACCCCAAAGCTACGACTTTTGATACCGAAGCTCAAGCAGCTTTTGCCGGTAAACCGGATGCAGTATTGGTCGTAGCTTATGAAGAAACTGCTAGTTTACTACTAAAAACTGCTTATCAGCAAGGTCTGGCTCAGGGAGTACAGATTATGCTGACAGATGGCACCAAGTCAGATACCTTCCCGAATAGAGTTGGGAAAGCTGCCGATGGTAAATATATTGTTAGTGGAGCGATCGGCACCGTACCTGGTTCCAATGGTAAAGGATTAGATGCTTTCACCAAGCTTTGGCAATCCAAAAAAGGCTCTCCACCAGCACCATACACTCCCCACGCTTGGGATGCTGCCGCTTTGTTAGCATTGGCAGCGCAATCCGCTAAAGATAATACAGGGGTCGGCATAGCCAGCAAAATCCGTGAAGTTGCCAACGGTCCAGGTACAGAAGTTGCTGATGTCTGCGAGGGACTGAAGTTACTCAAAGAAGGTAAGAAAATTAACTACCAGGGAGCCAGCGGCAACGTAGACATTGACCAAAATGGCGATGTGGTCGGTGTTTACGATGTTTGGACAGTTGGCGACGACGGTAAAATTAAGACGATAGATAAAGTTAGCCCTAAGTAAAAGTTGGGTAATGGGGAATGGGTAATGGGGAATGGGTAATGGGTAATGGGTTTTGCTAATCATCAATTCCCTTTTCCCTAATTCCCAATTCCCAATTACCACGTTCCCTATTCCCAATTACCACGTTCCCTATTAGTTTTAAAAGCGACCGAAGTTGTAACCAACTCCAATCGACAATCCGATGTCAGTTTCATCAAAAAATGCGGCATTTACAGCAGCATTTGCCGTAAATTGAGCATTTAGAGGCACATCAACGCCACCAGTTACCAAAAAGGCAGCTTGAGTGTCATCCCCAGTTTTAATCGCTGCACCACCTCCGACGTAAGGAGCGATCGGTAATGGTTCGCTAAATGGATCTGATGCCTGCTGGAAGGAAAAGTCGTAAGTAACAGGAATCAAAAAAGCAGTATTGTCACCAATTACAGCCGAGGGTCGCACTGATATGGCATTTGACAATCCTATTTTGCTAATCACCATAAAATTGCCGTCGCCCACAGCAGAATCACCGCCACTTATACCAATGTTGGCAGCGACACCAACATAGCTACTGCCACCACGGGTAGGTCTACCCGGATCAATATCCGCTTGTGCCACCTGAGAATCAGATTTAGGCACAGACGCTTGAAATCGCGCTTCTGGGTATTGGGCAGCTAGTGCCGCAGATGAGGTTGATGTTGTTCCAGGAACAGGCGTGACTATTCGATTAGCTGGATTAGCAGTTTCCTCTGTACTGATGGCTGAGAACTGTTGCGAAGTTGTAGAATCTGATACGAAAACTGGATTGCCTTCCAAGACAGTAGAGAAGTTTTGGCTTTGAGTCTCTACCCCAGCACTCGTTTGGTCAACAGACACTTCAGTTGTGGATAGCTGAGTTGATTGTTGAATCGCTGGTACTGTTTGAGCAACAGCAGATAAGCCGCTACCTAGAACTGCTACAGTTACACTGGTCAGGCAAAAAACACGTTTACGAAAAAAAATATTACTCACATTCACTCCTCAAATAATATTGCCAGATTAGATAATAGGTTTCGTTGTTTGAGTCAACTTTTGGCAATATTCAAAATTTAACACCAAAAAATCAATTCATACATACTTAATTGGGTGGAAAGTACTTAATATCTGACACCATAAAATCAAGTAATATATCCTGAATTTAACGGTTGACAAAAATTAACTATACTTATTCCTATGAAAATGGGGAGTAGAGACGTTCCGCGCTCTCTCCAGTCTCTATGGCAGTTGGGAATGGTGATGCCTCCGCATGAAAGTGCAACAGTGCTGAGAAGGCTGTTGTTTTTGAGCCGCACAGCCAAACCAACAAAAATTGGATTACAGTAGTTTTCACATTAATCTACTACACTACTTCCTGGACTATGCTTTACAAATTTTTCACCAACGCGATCGCCTAACTAAAGCCAAGTAAAAACAGATTAATTCCAGAAAGTTCCGGCTTTTCTTGACTTTATACCTACCGAACTTCATATTTTTTTCATGAAAAATAGGTGAAGCTACTATTATCTTTTTATCTTTTATGTTAAATTATGAGTTATTATCAAATTTAAGTCGTTAGAAAACTTCCTGTAAGCTGAAATTTTATCTACGGCAAAAATTTGGTAAATCAAAACCAAAATTATATTGCTCCTCAACTCACTTGGTTTTGAATTAGTTTCTCACATTACAGGTTGTGTGGTTAATGTTCTAGTTTTGTTCGTGATAATTAAGGGCGTAGATAAAGCAGATTCGGGGTAGCCAGCGATCGCATGATTGTTTACCCATGTAAAGAAAGCATGATTGTTAGATATGGCGCAATCATGAATGTTTATCCACAATTGATGTAACTGCTACTAAATGGCTTTCATGTATTGCCAATTTACTGTATTTATATCTGATGACAAATGTCTAGACTCAGAAAATCCTGAACATTGAAAGAAGAATATTGAATCTTCAACAAACTTCTCCTCACGCTTCACTGTATATTGTTTTTTTTGTAAACAAGTTGAAAGTTAGTTATCACATGTACTGGGCGCTACCATGAAGAAAGTTAAAATTCTGAACTTGGAATTTGACAATTTGTCAAAGAGAGAGTTTTTAGAAAACTTAGAATCGGGGGTAGTATTTACGCCGAATGTCGATCATCTCATCAAACTCGAAAAAGACCCTGAATTTTTGCAAGCATACAGCATTAGTGATTATAACCTTTGTGACAGTAAAATCCTGATTTATGCTTCAAGATTTCTCGGAACACCAATCAAAGAAAAAATATCAGGCTCAGACATATTTCCTGCTTTCTACAATTACCATAAAAAGAATGAAGAGATAAAGATTTTTCTTTTAGGAGCCGGTAAAGGAGTCGCTTTCACGGCTCAAAATAAGATAAATAAAAAAATCGGCAGAAATATGGTAATTGCTACATATTCTCCGCCTTTTGGGTTTGAACATGACGAAAAAGAATGTCAAAACATAATTGACATGATTAATAATTCGCGTGCCACAGTTCTGGTAATAGGTGTTGGTGCTCCAAAACAAGAAAAGTGGATATACAAGTACAAAGATAGTTTGCCATTTATCAAAATATTTATGGCATTAGGAGCAACTATTGATTTTGAAGCAGACAATGTGAAAAGAGCGCCTAAATGGATGAGTGAAGTAGGGTTAGAATGGTTGTTTAGATTATTACGCGAACCTAAAAGATTGTGGAAAAGATATTTAGTAGATGATGTTTTTTTCTTTTTACTACTTTTGAGACAAAAATTCAAGTTATTTCTGAAAAAAGACCGCGAGGATGATAGTAGACTTTGGGAAAGTCTTGACAGATTATAATTAGCCCTGGCGACTATAAGTCGCACGCCAGATGCGTGACTGTCGGCGAAGCCGACGGCAGATGCTCCAATGAGTGGAAACCCCAAGACCCAACGGGAGAGCCAGTTCCCCATCGATCAGGGAGACCGCTCCTGAGGGGGCTGGTCTCACCGCACTGCCTCCCCAACGCACTGGCTTGGCTATACAGACAAAGCCCGCGTAGGCGGGCTAAATAATAGATTGAGTTATTAACTTTGTAAATCTGTTATTTGGGCTAATTTATGCTTTTATTACTAACTTGGCTAGGTTCTTTAAATCGGCTTGTCTAGATAACATTTCTGGTGTTTGTTCGAGTCCGACTTTATTTAATATTTCGCTCCAGCGATATACCCAGTCGTGGCGTAATAGTGAGTTAATAATATTGTCTTGACGTATTCTCTTTATGCGTTCAGGTTGTGCGTCAAGTTTTGCTATGATATCAGCTATATCAGCGGCATTGTAAGGTATTTGAATTACTGCATCTTGCCAGTTAAAGTATGTGGCATAAGCTTCACAAATTGGAGGAGTCCCAATCATTACTGCTCCTCCAGCTGCTCCTTCAAAAAAGCGAGAACCTAATTCTTCTTGATTACCTGTTTGATTAACGTTGTCAAATTTAGCTTTATTAGCTATAAAATAACGGCTTCTTTTAATTATATTAATATATAAAGTTCGATGTTCTTTATAATCCATCATTTGCAGACCGTTGAGAGTGTCATATAAATATAAAAAGTTGTCTTTTTCTGCTAATTCTATTAAAGCTTTATGTACTATTGGCGAACGACGACCGATACTATAAACATCAATATTTCTTTGAGGTGGAAGCGGATAAGGGCAAAATTTTATCGCATCGACGGCATAAGGTAGAGAGTAACAAGGACGGTGAAGTAGATTAGCGATCGCATCAACACTCTTGGCTTGAGTCGTGAAAATATAATCAAAATCTTTGACAAGTTCCAAACAAAGCTTAGTCTTATGTTCCAAAACTTCTTTCGCCCATATTTCATCTATCCATAAAACAGCTTTATGACTCTTTTCTCGCCATTGTTTTATTGAATTTATACAGGTAATATCCCAAAAGTGCTGGCAGATAAAAAATAATAAATCATATTCTTTATCTACAGTTGATGTCCGGCAACCCGATTTGAGAAGCTTGCCGTTACCTAAAGTTAATCCCGCGTAATTTGCTAACTTTTTATTTATTTGCGGAGAGAAACCAGATGCAAATTCAGGTGTAAGTATATCAGCATAGTCAAAAGTGCAAATAGCATCTTCAAATTCATACTCAGCAGAGCGAAAAGCTTGACAATGCAAGTTTCTCATTGAGACAATTAAAATTCGGGGTTTGGTATTTTTTGACATATTATTTTTTTAATATTTATTTGCCTCACGCAGAGGCGCAAAGAAGCAAAGAAAGAGTGTCAAATCAGGGGTTTGGGAGAAGTTTATTTCAGTAGCTTATTCAAAAGTTTCTGTTTGGGAGCGTTTATATTTCGCCAGTCATCTAGGAGAATGCCGCCAGTACCTTTACTATTGGGATTCCAACACCAATAAGCAAAGCTCAACTTTTTATTAGCAATGTAATCGACAAGAAAGCGTTGCCAAATTCCTTCTTTTGATTTGTTATCTACAAAATATCCGCCAAATTCACCAATAAAAATCGGGGCAATACGCTGAGTGGCAATATAATTAAATCCAGTTTCCCAGCGTTGATAAAGATTTGCCGGGAATATCGGATCTGCAAACCAGGACACATTAGAACCACCATATTCGTGCGGTGAATATACTAGTTTTTTGGATATTTTCAGACGCACTGGATATTTGCGGACACCCTCTAAATTTGCACCCCAAAAGTAATTTGATTGTTTTTGACCGGGCACATTTTTCTCGATTCCTTCAACGAAAATTAGCCAATTTGGGTTGATGCTGAGAATTCGATTTCCGGCACGCTCTGCCGCTAATTGCCAGTCTGTAGCTTGGTTCCCAGTTCCCCAACTAGCACTACCGTGGGGTTCATTCTTCAAATCTGCTCCAATGATGTTGGTGTATTTTTTGTAACGATTTGCTAGCATCTTCCAAGTGTCAATCCAGTCTTTCTCAGTGAATCCGTCTCCATACCATAATTCGGAAATTCGGTCATCTTTAAGACAATGACTATCTAACAGAATCAGCAACCCCTGACGTTGAGCTTCTTGAATTACTAAATCCATGACTTCAAGGGGGGTTTTGCCTTGCAAATCTTTATTTGCACCGATAGAAAAGTTGATACCGCTGATGTTTTGAGAACGTAGGGCTTCTACGGAATAAGGTAAGCGGATGAAGTTGTAGCCCAAACTTTTAATTTGAGCGAGCATGTCTTTATAGTCTCTGCTCCAAAGACCATGAGGTGCATGTGTGTTAATTTCTATACCAAACCAGTTTATGCCGCGCAGCATGACGATTTTACCTTTAGCATCAACAATCTGAGAACCGCGAGTGGATAAAGGCAAGATAATATTAGTAGCTGCGGCTTCTGTGCTGCTGGGGAACTGTGGCGAAAAAAGGTAGAGATTTGTAGAGAGTAAAACTAAGATGAAGCCAATGGCAATTTTTGCTGTGAAGCTTCTCCATAGTATTGATTTAAGTCGTTGCATTGATATATTGTTAATGTATTAAAGATGATTTATGGCACAAGTAATATCCGCAAAAAATTTCGAGCGGCGATTTTCTGACCAGGTGATCGCCTCGGCACAAATATCTGGTATTGTGTTTAAAGTTAATAATTGAACCAAATAAAGAGCGAATTCTTCTGGTTTTTCGGCAACTATAACTGAAGAAGGATATTCAGATATGCCACGTAATGCAGTAGGTGTTGCTACTAAAGGAGAACCGGAAGCGATCGCATCCAAAGTTTTTATCTGTACCCCACCCCCACTAATAGAGGGAATTGCTAATACTTTCGTCTGTGCCATAAATGTTTGGACACTGGGGACAAAACCGCAATAATTGATATTAGGATACTGCCCGCGCAACCATTCGGCACCTAACCCAGCTATGTGAATTGATAGATTTGTGGGTAGGTGCGGATAAACTTTTTCTAAAAACCAATTCAGCCCTAATTTATTAGCTTTCCATGTCCAAGAACCGATAATACCAATGTCAAAGTGTTTTATTACAGATTGATTCGGTGATATTTTCAAGCTAGAAGGTAGATGAAAGATTTTAGTTGCTTGATTAATATTTAGAAAGTAGCTAGCATCATATTCTGTAAATGTCCAAACTTGTGTAGCTGTTCTCGCCAAATTATCTTCCATATATTTGATGAGGTCAGTTTCTCGCTGATATATATGTTGTGATATCTGACTTTGAGAGTTTTTTAATTGGGCTAGATATATTTCATGTTCAATGTTATGAGCGATGAATATAATTTTTGCTTTGTTGTTAAGAAAAGGTGCTAACCAGCCGATTTGGGCATGATCTATTATGAAAATGTCAAAGTTTTCTTGTTTTAAAATAGTTTTGAGTTGATTGATGTATTTTTGGGAATAATATTTTGCTGAGGAGTAGGGAAGATTTTTTAATAGTCCTAAACTCATCCAAAGCATGGGATAAAGTCTGGATTTTTCTGTTTCTATGTGTTTTTGGGCGATGGGTATTTCATTGTGTTTTGGTTGAAAAATACTGCTTGGGCGCTGATATCCTAGGATTAAGACTTCATGTCCGTTATGTTGAAGTGCATCAATAAATGATTGTGATGCAATTTCACCGCCTGTTGTTTTTTTACTAGGAAGGACGGTTGTTAAGTATAATATTTTCATTACGTAAGTTTGGAGTTTTTAGGTAGTAAGCACTTCAGTGCTTAAATAAGCGTTGAAACGCTTACTACGTGTAAGTCCTTAATTTGTGAGGTGTGTTGAAGAGTTGGTTTCTTACAATTGCAAAAGATGAGTTGAGATGCACCTGTTTAACGAACCGCAGAGGCGCAGAGGGCACAGAGGAAGAGGAGGAGAGAATCTATTTTTGAGGGGTTAGATTCAAGTCTGTTTGGTTATATTCCTTGAGTTATTTTGTAGGCTTGGTAGCGCATTCCGGCGATACCTGCTAGAGTTCCTACGCCTTTGTAGATACGTAATAATGCTTTAATAAATTGATGCTGTCCGAAGAAAAGAGAGGGAAGGATAAAGCATAATCCTTGAGCTATTAGTGCGATTCCTTTGGTGATGCGGATGGTGAGTAGGATTATTGAAGGGTAAAGTTCGCGCTCGCAAAAGCTGTGTCGGCTCCAACCTAAATAACCGCGTTGGAGTATCCATTTGATGTTAGTACGGCTTTCGGGTATCCACTCGTAAACTAATGCTTGGTCTGCCCATATTAGTTTATATCCTGCGCGGTAGAGGCGCATGAAAAAGTGGGAATCTTCGCCGCCGGAGAGTGCAAAACGCTCGTCGAAAATTTTATCTATGTTGTGTAAAATTGAGGAGCGAATTAGTACGTTGTTGGTAAATGCAACTTTGAGAATATGTCCTGTGGGGTGACGTTGTGGTTCAAAAAATTTACCTTGGATAATCCAGTTAGGTACGTCTGATTTGATAAAGTGTGGTAATGCGGGTCCGGTTACTACGTCTGCATTATGTGTTTGCTGAACGAATAAAAGTTCATCTAACCAAGATGGGTGGGGAACTTCGTCATCATCTATGAAAGCGATGAAGTTTGCGTTTTTGTTAACGCAGGCGATCGCTTTATTTCTCGCATAAGAAATACCCCGCTGTTGTTCAATGGAATATTTCATTTTCCATTTGAATTTAAGCAGTTGACTTGTGCAAACTTTACTCGCTGAACCAGTGACATCGTTATCAACAATAATTACTTCTATTTCTGGAGTTTCACACTTATTAAAAGTTAGCTGATTTAAACCAGTTAACAAGCGGTTTAATCCTTCAGGACGTTTATAACTTGCTATACATACTGAAATTAGCATTCCTTCTCCTTATCTAAAGTTTGGCTCTTTTTCTTGTGCCATTACTGCCGCATAAATGGAAATTTGAGCTTGTTCTAACTCTATAGCCATTGAAAAAATTGTGGACACGTATAATATCCAAAAGATGCTGTTAGTAGCTAAAAGGGTACTTTCGCTGATGTTATAAATTACCAAAAAGCTTAGATACATTAATGTCCACAGTCCTTCTACGTTTTTGGTAATTCTTAACCAGCGTACTCCTTGGATATAAGCTGTTGTTAAACTCAATAAAAATACAGCTAATCCGGATATACCTAATTCGGCTAATAAATCCATGAAGCCGTTATGACCGTAGGGACATTCCCATTGAAGTGTACGCCAAAGATAGGCAGTGACATCGCTATCCCAATCTCTCCAAAAACCATTGAATCCGTAACCTAATAAAGGACGTTCTTGAATGAGTTCAAGCATTACGCTCCATAACTCTGTGCGTCCTGTTAATGTCAAATCTCTCCCTAATGCACTGGTGATGAAGGGTAAGTTATCGACAAATAAAATGGTTGCACTTCCTATTACCAGAATGAGAGCGATCGCTATCGGTACTAGTTGGTTAAAATTACGCCGCCAAGTTCTATATAGCGGCATAATTAGCATCAACACTACAAACACAACTAAAGCTGTTTTGGATGTTGAACGAACTATTAAAACAATGGAAAGAACATAGCCAATCCACGGAAACCAGCGGTATTTACTGTTAGCAATTGAGTCACAAATGGCTACAAATAAAAATACCATACTGCTCAAAACCATCAACCGTCCCAAGAGGTTTTTGTGCGACATTATACCCCGCCAAGCGCCTGCGTGAACGCCTCCCTCTTGAATGGTCATTAAACCGTAAGATGGCAATCCTATGGCAAACACAATACTAAGTAAAATTACCAAACCTAGCGCCCAGCTTAATAACTGTAGTTGCTCTCGCAAGCTGTAGCGCATAGCTAAGTATATGCCAAATAGAGTTGTTCCTAACAACAGTAAACTGCGGCGTAGGGTAATATCTGGTGCTACAGTCCAAATTGCTGATGCTAATGCAATTCCTACCAATACCCAAATTAAAAAGTCCTTTTGTGCAATTAGTAGAAAACTCTTCCGTCGTGTCGCAAGCAAAAGCAAAGTCACCATATAAATCCCCATGAAAAGTAAGGGACTATAAGGGTCTTGGGGAATACTACCATCTGGACTTTCTAATAGCACTGGTATCAAGGCAGCTGTTGAAAGAAAAAGAGAAAATACAACAAATG harbors:
- a CDS encoding glycosyltransferase family 2 protein, producing the protein MLISVCIASYKRPEGLNRLLTGLNQLTFNKCETPEIEVIIVDNDVTGSASKVCTSQLLKFKWKMKYSIEQQRGISYARNKAIACVNKNANFIAFIDDDEVPHPSWLDELLFVQQTHNADVVTGPALPHFIKSDVPNWIIQGKFFEPQRHPTGHILKVAFTNNVLIRSSILHNIDKIFDERFALSGGEDSHFFMRLYRAGYKLIWADQALVYEWIPESRTNIKWILQRGYLGWSRHSFCERELYPSIILLTIRITKGIALIAQGLCFILPSLFFGQHQFIKALLRIYKGVGTLAGIAGMRYQAYKITQGI
- a CDS encoding O-antigen ligase family protein, with the translated sequence MLRFTRLVEKAFVVFSLFLSTAALIPVLLESPDGSIPQDPYSPLLFMGIYMVTLLLLATRRKSFLLIAQKDFLIWVLVGIALASAIWTVAPDITLRRSLLLLGTTLFGIYLAMRYSLREQLQLLSWALGLVILLSIVFAIGLPSYGLMTIQEGGVHAGAWRGIMSHKNLLGRLMVLSSMVFLFVAICDSIANSKYRWFPWIGYVLSIVLIVRSTSKTALVVFVVLMLIMPLYRTWRRNFNQLVPIAIALILVIGSATILFVDNLPFITSALGRDLTLTGRTELWSVMLELIQERPLLGYGFNGFWRDWDSDVTAYLWRTLQWECPYGHNGFMDLLAELGISGLAVFLLSLTTAYIQGVRWLRITKNVEGLWTLMYLSFLVIYNISESTLLATNSIFWILYVSTIFSMAIELEQAQISIYAAVMAQEKEPNFR